GGAATTGAACACGCAACAGAAGAAGAACTCATCGTTCGCAGAGAAATCTCCCTACAAGGGAAAAGTCGCGCTTTCATCAATAACCAGTGTGTTCAACAAGCCCTATTAAAAAAAATTGGTGAGCAGCTACTTGAGATGATCAGCCAACATGCAACACAAAATCTTTTTTCAACCGATCACCACCGGTTGATTTTAGATCTTTACGGCTCACACCATGTGTTAATCAACCAATTTCAGTATAATTGGGATAAAGAAAATGTGCTCAGAAAAAAAATTGCACAGCTCATCGCCGCAGAAGCGCAGAGACTGCGCGAGATAGAAGTCTGCCTATATGAACTGGAAGAGCTCAATGAAGCCGACTTAAAAAATGGGGAAGATGAAGAACTGTTTGCTGAATATCTTCTCCTTTCGAACAGCGAAGAGCGACTATCAAAAAGCCAAACAGTTTATCAGGGATTACAATCTAAGCGCGATGCCTTGCTTCCTCTTTTGAATCAATATGTGGGTGTACTGGAAAAATTGGCAGCTCTAGATCCAATGATTCATGAAATTTATCAATCCTGTCATCACGCGCGTCTTGAATTGCAAGAAGTGGCCTATTCGATGCAAGCTTACATGAATAAAATTGATGTATGTCCCGAAAGGATGCACATCATTAACGAACGACTTTCCTTGATCAATAAACTCAAAAGAAAATATGGCTCTTCCATCGAAGAGATTTACACCTATCAGGAAAAAACGAAGCAAAAACTGCATACATTAGAAAATGTTTCCAACGAAATTGAAGCCTTACAAGAAGAGGTTCTCAAGCTGGCAGCATCGAATACAGAGCTTTGTCAAAGACTTTCTGAACAAAGAAAAAGCTCTGCTAAGCTATTAGAAATTGCTTTGCAAAATGAGCTTCGCTCTCTAAATATGCCCAAGGTTGAATTTCACGTAAGAATCACACCTCAGGCTAGAAATCGAATGGGTGATGAGCATATTGAATTTTTCCTTTCTCCAAATGTAGGGGAAAAAGAAATTGCCATTCGAGAATGCGCCAGTGGTGGAGAACTCTCCCGATTAATGCTCGCCTTGCAAACATTGCTAGCGGGTCATGGACAAATCCCGACACTCATCTTTGACGAAATCGATGCTAATATTGGGGGTGAGACTGCGGCAATTGTAGGAGAAAAGCTAAAAGAAATTGGCCAACAGCATCAGGTGCTATGTATCACCCATTTCCCCCAAGTTGCCCAGCATGCTTTTGCGCATTGGCATATCTTTAAACAAGAGAAAGAAGGGCGCACCTATTCTTCTATTGAACGTTTAGATAAGAAAAAAAGGCAAGCTGAGCTTGCCCGAATGGCCGGAAAGAGTGTAGCTAAGGAGCCTCAATTAGCCTCACTTTCCTCTTAGCATGCAATTTTCGCATAATGGTAGTGAGGTATTATTTTGTATCGATGAATGAATCCGGCATTGATTAAAGCTGTCGCCACTTCCGAAATAACTGTTTCAAAAAGAGGTGTGGGATCATCCGGATTACACAACTTGTTGTACAGAAGAGCTTTTCCATGATGACTTTTCCAAATGTTTTGTACCTGTGCAGTTAACGGATCTCCAATATTCGCTCGCAATTCTATCGTTCTTCCCTCTGATAGAGCATAATTATCCGTTTTCTCCAACTCATCATTAAGTAGTTCCACCATAGCCTTCGCGATTTGTTGTCTACATGCGTCTGCAAATATAACAGGTAAATCTGGATTAATTTTTTGGGTTGCTTCCTCAATTTCATGAGAAGAAAGGTATTTGAGATAAGCTTCCCGCTTCACTATTTTTCGATTGAGGCGGTTTTTGATTTTAGGAATTTCGGCATTTAGTGCTTGATAACTCTTACCATCCAACTGCGATTTGGCCTCTTCACAATAATAATCCATCATATCCAAAGGAATACTATTAAAAAATCCGTTATTTTTGCCTGCTGCTCCACGTAACAATCCTCCAACGAGAGAAGTCTCATCAAGATCAATCAAAGCAATTTGCCCTTCTCTTGTAAAAGGGATGTTATCATATTTTACATCCCCAAAATTGGTAGTAGAAATAAAGGTTAGAAGGTGAGAATAAACAATTTTTGTATATTCTCTCAGCTCTGGGTCATTCCAACAATAAGCATGCATCCCCTTTTGCCCAGCATAACTCCCTGCAAATAGATCCATTTTCTCTTGGATGATTACACATCTTCCATTCACCTCAATCACATCTGTGGCTGGGATCCGAATGGTATATAAATTCTTTTTATTCACAACTTTCCGAGCGCGTTCTACAACGTCTATATATTCTTGAGCTTTTTGGAAATCGTCCATAGGTTTAAACACAACATGAGGCATGCAATCCAAAAAGAAGACTCGATTACACCCACCTCGCACAACTTTTCCACCCTCAAGAGCTCGGGGATTATCCCAATTAATTTTTTCTAAAATTCTTTTTTGTTGCTCATCCAAAGTTAAATCAAAGGTTTTTTCAGCACCCGCTTTATTGTTGAAAATACATAAAGCGTTATTTTTAAAATGTTCAATTGCCGCAGTTCTTTCCTGAATTTTTTGTGGATTAGCAGCCAATACTACCACTTTATGCGCTGCTTTTTTTTGAGGTTTCACCTGAGGTTTAGAGGGAGTAACGGGTTGATTAATAAAAAATGCATGCTTGTGGCGACCGATGAGCTTTCCAACAAACATGATAAGCGGAACAACTCCTGTTATAAAACTTGCAACTTTTAGAATATTAAGGGGAATACTCTGTTTAACTTGAATTTCTTCCACATGGTGCCCATTAATTCCATTAACTGTGCAAGGTGCGATCACCCGATATTTTCTTCCTGAAAAAGAAAAATATGCATCAAAAAAAGCAACAGACATTCCCGAATTAAAACTAATCGCTTTATTAAAACTTAATGGAGTCATTATCAACCTTACCTATGGATTTAATTAAATTAAATTAAAAAAAATAACATTTCCCTTAAAAAATAGCAATAAAATCGGACAGAAAAGATATAGATAAAAATTTAGCTCAATCTTATTGATGTAATCAATACAGTTGTTCCTCGGAACGAAACCATACCTATACATTTGAAAACTTTGCTAAAACCACCGCTGCATTTGTAAATGCTCTTGGTCTTGATCAATACGTCATTTATTTGATTATGGTGCTCCCACAGGACTTCGTCTGGCTCTTTCTCAACCAAAAACGGATCCGAGCCATAATTTCACAAAATGAGAATGCCTATGAAGAAGGGCTTGGCGATGCATGGGCCCCCATTCGTCGCTACTGG
Above is a window of Parachlamydia acanthamoebae DNA encoding:
- the recN gene encoding DNA repair protein RecN: MLKHLTIRNLILIENVEIPFEDHLNVLSGETGAGKSAIMHALALIAGSRADSSLIRNGADKGSVEAIFDIEHLPIVQNLLEEAGIEHATEEELIVRREISLQGKSRAFINNQCVQQALLKKIGEQLLEMISQHATQNLFSTDHHRLILDLYGSHHVLINQFQYNWDKENVLRKKIAQLIAAEAQRLREIEVCLYELEELNEADLKNGEDEELFAEYLLLSNSEERLSKSQTVYQGLQSKRDALLPLLNQYVGVLEKLAALDPMIHEIYQSCHHARLELQEVAYSMQAYMNKIDVCPERMHIINERLSLINKLKRKYGSSIEEIYTYQEKTKQKLHTLENVSNEIEALQEEVLKLAASNTELCQRLSEQRKSSAKLLEIALQNELRSLNMPKVEFHVRITPQARNRMGDEHIEFFLSPNVGEKEIAIRECASGGELSRLMLALQTLLAGHGQIPTLIFDEIDANIGGETAAIVGEKLKEIGQQHQVLCITHFPQVAQHAFAHWHIFKQEKEGRTYSSIERLDKKKRQAELARMAGKSVAKEPQLASLSS